One Rhipicephalus microplus isolate Deutch F79 chromosome 4, USDA_Rmic, whole genome shotgun sequence genomic window carries:
- the LOC119171712 gene encoding major facilitator superfamily domain-containing protein 6: MGIESEEPKSTVPSEFQRLNGGLLLAKANFFFLYGASAIILPALSVYGNELGLNAASVGVVLTVVPFVVFLVRPLIAGVSDRLQKIMPVLVCVIVFEAISLLFISSVPPLKTTGEQDAGLSLQLNLTASNATGSLVGIDNKFCVAEHLKNSSVHCFLECPCQRGIHADGDNVSDSCRLQHSVGLQPVSAELPSEFYLLDNESEPLPSASFNLDEAIVTCTANCSVDLLPCLEKSADTAAASEDMHSLQFWLFLLLTCLIRIAISSTFSLSDTACFQQLGDKPQDYGLQRLWGTVGWGITAPLSGLLIDYVNAQLGYKSFVPGFYMAVGLMAIQCVIGCSWRLGPSTHNKSILRNVGGLLRKPRHLCFLLDIFVVGSCSSIHWYYIYWYLQDLQASKLLMGLTLATQSFLGDLPFMFLSGWLISKLQHINVVRLAFLGFFVKFLGYSFMHNPWWAIAIELLQGPTYGSFYVAMTSYARSISVPGTEATFLSIIQGVFDCLGIAAGSCLGGLGLSYFGARKTYFIASFVPLVWLVLTILISQLITHCSSGEQDKVVVEEPMESVQPFMSAKSNRRDHSDQQPVEQL, translated from the exons ATGGGAATCGAATCTGAGGAGCCAAAGTCCACAGTGCCAAGTGAATTCCAGCGTTTGAACGGAGGCCTTCTGCTTGCTAAGGCGAACTTCTTCTTTCTTTATGGAG CATCTGCTATAATTCTCCCTGCCCTCTCTGTGTATGGTAACGAACTGGGGCTCAATGCTGCCTCTGTGGGTGTGGTTTTGACTGTGGTGCCCTTTGTTGTGTTCCTCGTTCGACCACTCATAGCAGGCGTCTCCGACAGACTGCAGAAGATTATGCCGGTGCTTGTATGCGTCATAGTGTTCGAAGCCATTTCTCTTTTGTTCATCAGTTCAGTACCTCCATTAAAAACAACCGGCGAGCAGGACGCTGGACTGAGTTTACAGCTAAACTTAACTGCCTCAAATGCGACGGGCTCACTGGTGGGAATAGACAATAAATTTTGCGTGGCTGAGCATCTCAAGAACTCGAGTGTTCACTGTTTCCTCGAATGCCCTTGCCAGAGGGGCATCCACGCTGATGGTGATAATGTGAGTGATTCGTGTAGGCTCCAACACAGTGTAGGTTTACAACCTGTGTCTGCAGAACTGCCTAGTGAGTTTTACCTTCTCGACAACGAAAGTGAGCCACTGCCGAGTGCGAGCTTCAACCTTGATGAAGCGATAGTGACGTGCACTGCAAACTGTTCCGTGGATCTCTTGCCATGCCTGGAGAAATCTGCTGACACTGCGGCTGCCTCGGAGGACATGCACTCGCTGCAATTCTGGCTTTTCCTCCTGCTCACGTGTCTCATACGCATTGCCATTTCGAGCACCTTCTCACTGTCCGATACTGCCTGCTTTCAGCAGCTCGGCGATAAGCCACAAGACTATGGCCTCCAACGGCTTTGGGGCACTGTTGGCTGGGGCATCACTGCACCCTTGAGTGGATTGCTGATCGACTATGTCAACGCTCAGCTTGGCTACAAAAGCTTTGTGCCCGGCTTCTACATGGCGGTGGGGTTGATGGCAATACAGTGTGTGATCGGCTGCAGTTGGCGGCTAGGGCCTTCCACACACAACAAAAGCATCCTCCGGAATGTTGGCGGCTTGCTAAGGAAGCCCAGGCACCTGTGTTTCCTCCTGGACATCTTTGTGGTGGGCAGCTGCAGCAGCATTCACTGGTACTACATCTACTGGTACCTCCAGGACTTGCAAGCCAGCAAGCTGCTCATGGGGCTCACCCTGGCGACACAGAGCTTCTTGGGGGACTTGCCTTTCATGTTCCTCTCAGGTTGGCTAATAA GCAAGTTGCAACACATCAATGTGGTGCGTCTGGCTTTCCTGGGGTTCTTCGTGAAGTTCCTGGGCTATTCATTCATGCACAACCCCTGGTGGGCCATTGCCATCGAGCTACTGCAGGGACCAACGTACGGCTCATTCTATGTGGCCATGACCTCCTATGCTCGCAGCATCTCTGTTCCTGGCACTGAGGCCACTTTTCTCAGCATTATACAAGGGGTCTTCGACTGCTTGG GTATAGCAGCTGGATCTTGCCTGGGTGGCCTGGGCTTAAGCTATTTCGGTGCCAGAAAGACCTACTTTATTGCAAGTTTTGTGCCTCTGGTGTGGCTTGTGCTGACAATCCTGATTAGTCAGCTTATCACACACTGTAGCAGCGGTGAGCAGGACAAGg TGGTTGTTGAAGAGCCCATGGAATCTGTCCAGCCTTTCATGTCTGCCAAGAGCAACCGAAGAGACCATTCTGATCAACAGCCTGTGGAACAGCTTTGA